The sequence ATCGTCGCTTGGATCTCTTCGAGTTGCCGGTCTACAGCACTCATAGTCGAGAGGTTAGGGGTTCAGGATCGGTGGTCGTGTCACGAGGTCCGACGCCGCTGCTCGTCCGGAACGGTCCGGACGGCAGACGACGAGTATCGCCCTCGTTCACAACACGCAGTATTCCAATAGTCATCGCTCGTAGCGGTGCGCCCTTCGCTGGGCTCCGCGGGAATGTTACGGGAAAACCCGCTTGGTTTGACGTATATCCGTGACGTTATAAAAGCCTTCGCAAAGTTGGTAGCCCTGCCCCTCCCAGTACGGGTATGCAGGTGACCCGAGCGGTCGTGGAGCGTGAGTACGAGTGGACGAGAGCACGGGCAGCGACGGTCGTCCCGGTGGCGAACGAGGTACGCCGACGGCTCGGTGACGTGTTCGACGTCGACGTCGGAGATGTGACAGTGAACCAATACGAGGCCGCTATCGACGAGGCGTACGCCGACGGCGATCGGGCCGTGAATCTAGCGACGATGACCGCGCTGCTCCGGGATCTCGACGTCGAAGAGGATTACCCCGGGTTCGTCGTCGACGAGATACTGGGTCGCGAGATCGCCGCGATGATCGCCGGCGAGCAACCACTGCGGATGCTCGCGGAGGCGACCTTCCACTTCGCCGACGTTCACACCCACGTCGACGGGCCGGCGGGTCTCGACGACCTCGACGCCGCACTCGCGGCGGGCGTTCAGACTCGCTTGCCCGGCTGGGACTGGACCGAGACCGACCCCTTCTCGGTCCGATAGATTGCCGTAAAACCGGTCGACAGCTAGAGGACGTTACTCCTCGAGGTCGGCGTCGATCTCGATCTCTTCGTCTTCTATCTCGGGCATCTCGTCGTCCGCTTCGAGGGTCCGTTTGACTTCCTTCCGACGCAGCTGTTCTTCTTTGACCATGCCCTTGCGCTCGCGACCACGCTTCGTGTCGCCCATACTGTGAAAGTCGTTCGCATGACCCATAAGTCTTCACGCCGGTCTCTCGAACCGGCACCGAGGGGAAAGTATATGAGCGATGTCCCCCGGGGTCAACCCGTGCAGGAGGCAACCATCACGTACCCCGTTCGCGACGGTTCGGTGTTGCTGATCGAGAAGAAACGAGGCATCGGTGCTGGGCTGTACAATGGTCCGGGTGGCAAGGTAGAACCCGGCGAATCTCCAGTCGAGGCCGCCCGCCGCGAGGTACGAGAGGAGATCCGGGCGACGGTGCCGAGGCTCTCAAAGCGGGGCGAACTCGAGTTCGTCTTCGGCGACGACCATTACATGACCGTCCACGTCTATCGCGCACCCGAGGTCGACGGCGTTCCCGAGGAGACGCCCGAAGCGATACCGCGGTGGGTCGATATCGACGCGATCCCGTACGACCAGATGTGGGAGGACGACCGGTACTGGCTCCCGCTGCTCCTCGCAGACCGAACGTTCCAGGGGTGGTTCCGCTTCGACGCTGCGGCGGAGGTCCTGCAGGGCCGGTACGTGGACCCCGACGTCGAGCTTTGAGGCGGGTGTGCTTCAGGGGATTTAAGCCACTCTCCGCTCAGTTGTGGGGTAATGAGTGGCGAACAGGAACTCGGTATCACCGAGTCGAAGGAGCACAACCCCGGCGACTGGTACGCCGAGGTGGTCCAGAAGGCCGAACTCGCGGACTACGCGCCGATGGGAGGGTTCATCGTCACCCGTCCCCGTGGCTATGCCATCTGGGAGACCATCCAGGACAACCTCGATACGTGGTTCAAGGAGACGGGGGCGCAGAACGCGTACTTCCCGATGTTCATCCCCGAGAGCTATCTCGAACGGGAGAAAGACATCGTGGAGGGATTCGACCCCGAGGTGGCCTGGGTCACGCAGGGTGGCTACGACGAACTCGAGGAACGGCTCGCGGTCCGTCCCACGAGCGAGAGCATCATCGCTCCATTCATGGCCAAATGGGTGCGGAGCCATCGCGACCTCCCGATCCGCTTGAACCAGTGGAACTCCGTGGTTCGCTGGGAGGCCACCGAGACGAAGCCGTTCTTCCGAACCAAAGAGTTCCTCTGGCAAGAAGGCCACACCGCCCACGCAACCTGGGAAGACGCCTGGGACGAGACGACGATGCGTCTCGATCAGTATCAGCGTCTCTACGAGGACGTCCTGGCGATTCCGGTCCTCCGCGGTCGAAAGCCGGAACACGACAAGTTCCCTGGTGCGGACACGACGACGACAGTCGAAGCCCTGATGCCCGACGGTAAATCGGTACAGGGTGGCACCAGCCACCACCTCGGACGGAGCTTCGCCGACGCCTTCGACATCACCTACGCCGACGAGGACGAGGAAGAACGGGTCGCACACACGACCTCCTGGGGCCTGTCGTGGCGAGCTATCGGTGCGCTCATCATGACCCACTCCGACGATCAAGGTCTCGTGCTCCCGCCGACGGTCGCACAGACCCAAGTCGTCATCGTCCCCATCTGGCAAGAGGACACCCAGGAGAAGGTGCTCCAGTACGCGAGCGAGATCGCAGCGGAACTGCAGGAGGGCGGCGTCCGAGTGAAACTGGACGACCGCGACGAGCGCAACCCCGGTTTCAAGTTCAACGAGTGGGAACTGAAAGGGGTCCCCCTTCGCCTCGAGATCGGGCCGAACGAGGTCGACGACGAGGCGGTGACTGTCGTCCACCGACCGGACGGGGAGACGGTGCCAGACGACCGGTCTGGTATCGTCGAGAGCGTCAAGGACCATCTCGACGAGGTCTACGCGAAGCTCTACGCCACCGCCGAGGAAACCCTCGAGTCGAACGTCCGCGAGGCCACGACCCGCAACGAGATACTCGGCACCATCGGCCAGCACGGGGGGTACGTCACGGCACCGTGGTGTGGGGACGAGGCCTGCGAGACCGAGATCAAAGAGGAGATCCACGCCGAGATAGTGATGGTGCCTTTCGACGAAGACGAACCGCCGATAGGGGAGGAGTGTGCGGTCTGCGGTGACGTTGCTGAGACGACGGCCTATTTCGCCAAATCGTACTGACGGTCGGTCGGCTCGCTCACACCGGGGACGTTTTCGAAGCCTGAGAACAGTCGACCAGCTTAAACCCTCCATGCTCGAAGATAGTACCGAGACCAGTGGTGCCCGGCCGCCTGGTGAGTAATCGATTATGGCCCAACAAATCCTCGAAAAACCGAAGAACGGACACCTTAGCGAGCGCGAAGTCCAGGTCGTCTTCGAGATCACGCCCAAAGCAGCCTGTTTCATGGACGACCTCGAGGGCGAGATCTCGAACGTTGAACTGTACTTCCCCGAGGGCGAATGCCACTCGGACGTGACGGTCTGTCGGGACGAGGGTGAGAAACGCAGTGTCGAGGTCTTCAACCACAAGGGAGATGTCTGTGACAACTGCCCGGGGACGGTCTTCAACGAGTTCGATCTCGTCCCCCGCTTCCAGGACCGGAGTCGGAAGGGGTTCATCGTTCAGGTTCATCTGCCGTCCAACGATCAGCTCTCCGAGCTCGTCGCAGACCTCCGCGAGGTCTCCGAGTTCGTCCGTATTCTCCGCATCGTGGACGTTCGCCAGAGCCAACTCGACGACGTCATCGGTGAAGTAGATTTCACGCAGTTGACCGACAAACAACGAGACGCGCTCAAAGGGGCCGTCGACGCCGGGTATTACGGCCTCTCACACGATGCCTCTCTCGAGAACCTGGCCGAGGAGTTCGGCATCTCGACGTCCGCCCTCTCACAGCGACTCGCCCGTGCCGAGCAGAACGTGATGGCACAACTCTTCCGCGACGACGAGTAGTTCGCCGGATTGTTCGGGGTCGCCCACTCGTTCGGGTCGATTCGCTGGTCGCAGACGGCGCCACCACGTCTATCGAATGGAGCACCGACGGTTTTGCCTGCAACCGCTCCGATGGGGGAAAGATGGTAATTAGTAGCAAGCTTGGTAATTAGTAGCAAGCTTGGTGATTAGCTCCATATTTTTCGGGGTCAAACGTGAACAACGACACGACATAATATCTACCCCCATATAAAACCTGAACAGGTCCCGAGTTATGGTCATCCTCTTTGTCCAAGTGGGGTTCAGTGTATGGAGAAGAACCTCAACCGCCGACGGTTTATCAAGATGACCGGCGTCGCTGGCATGGCCGCGATCGCCGGCTGTTCGGGTTCCGACGATGGTGAACCGACCGAAGCACCCACGGAGGAACCGACTGCAGAGCCGACCGAGGAACCGACCGAAGAGCCGACCGAGGAACCGGAGAAGCCGGATCCGACGGACACCGAGAATGCGTTGATCGAGCCCGCCACACTCAAGGAGTGGCAGGACGCGGGCATCGTCAACACCGACGACACTGCAGACGACCGTGTCGTCATTCTCCGCATCGATACGGACGGGTACGACAGCGGTCACGTCCCCGGTGCCGTAAAATGGTCGACCTCCGAGGGCGAGGGACCGGCGGTTCTGACCGAGACGCGTCTCGAGGGACTGGCGGAGACGCCGACGATGGTCGCGAGCGGCTCGATCATCGACGAGGTCATCCAGAGCGCCGGCGTCGGTCAGAACACGACGATCGTTCTGTCGGGCAAGGCACCGATGCGGATGGCTCGGGCGTACTGGACTCTTCGGTACTGGGGTTTCCCGCGTGAGCGTGTGAAAGTCCTGCAGGGCGGAACGACGGTCTACGGCGAGGAGTACGACCTCGCGTTCGAGGCGCCCGACCACCCGACCAGCAACTACACGGTCAAGGCGTTCGGCGAGCCCAACTACGATCTGCGCTACGGGCTCAACCAGATGATTCAGGAAGTGGACGCCAAGAACGCGGGCGAATCGGAGGCCTCCTTCCTCGACCTGCGCGGGGACGCGACGCCGAAACCCGCCGGGGCCGTCGCCGATCCGCCGGCGACGTACCTGCAAGGCGACAGCTTCAGCGGGGACTTCCCGTGGCAGGACGCGGACACCATCTCCGAGCACGTCTGGGGACTCGAGGGCGTCGAAGAGGGACAGAAGATCATCACCTTCTGTGGCAGCGGCTACCGCGCCGCGATGGGCTTTTTCGCCCTGGACGGCATTCTCGGATACGACAACGTCACGCTGTGGGACGGCTCCGTCTCGCGGCAGTGGGTCCACTACGATGGCAACAACGACCCGGTGCCCAACGACGCCTGGCGCGTCGACCAGCAGGACCGTACGGTGGGCGACACCGGCGAGAGTTCGCTGACGATCGATCCGGATCTCAACGAGGAGTTGACCGACCTGGCGACCATCGACGCGAACCAGGTCAAGAAGGCCGACATCCAGTACATGGGCGGCGACACGAGCGGCGGTGGCTTCGGCTGCGGCTCGTAGAGACCCTGAACGCCTCGTCCCAAATTTTCCATATTTTTCATTACCGTTAGCACCGCATATCGGGTCGCTGTCGTGCGATTAGTTCCGGCTGAACGGTTCGCAGTCACGCACCCTCTTATAAAGCCTTAACCGGTCCCGAGTGTGGTCTATCTCCGTTGGTCTCCTGGATTTACCCGTAGAACAGTCATGACGCTAATCGTAGATCAGACGCCGGACGGTACGGTCGGACGGCACGGTTTCGAAGCGGGACAGTGGACGGTACGACCCACTGCGCCTTCGGGGTGTAAACGATGAGTACGGGCGGACGCGACGGGACCTCCCTCACCCGTCGGACGCTCCTGAAAGCCGGTGGAGCCGCCGCCGGTGCCGCGGCATTGGGCGGCTGTCTGTCCTCCGGGGACGGTCCAGCGGACGAACCGTCCGGTGGCGAGGCGACGACTGCCTTCGGTAACTGCTGGATGTGTTCGCACAACTGCGGACAGAAGGCGTACGTTCGGGACGGTTCCGTGGTCAACCTGACCGGCGTCGATGGGCACCCGCGTGGGAGTGCAGGCCCAGACACCGAGGGAACGCTTTGCCCGAAGGGCCTCGCACAACTGGATAAGACCCACGATCCCAAGCGCATCAAGGAACCGCACGTTCGCAAGAACGGGGAACTGCAGAAGGTGAGCTGGGACGAGGCGTTCCAGTACACCGCCCAGCGACTCGTCGAGTTCAAAGAGCAAAACGGCGCCGAGACGCTCCTCGACGCGACGAGCTGGGCCGAGACGCCGATCTTCTCGACCGTTTGGCGCGAGCTCTACGGGACTCCGGAGCGGATCAGCCGTGGGATCCACGTCTGTGCCGGACCGACGTTCGTCACGGGCGGCATGATGGGTGTCGGATCGAACAACCGCGTTCCCGACTATCAGAACTCCAAGTACATCATCGCCTGGGGCCGCAACCAGCTCAACTCCTTCGCCGGCCAGTTCGAGGCGAAGGGAACGCTGGAAGCCATCGAGAAGAACGGCGCGAAACTGGTGACGATCGACCCCCAGCACACGATCACCGCCGAGAAGTCGGACAAGTGGCTCCCGATCAAGCCCAGAACGGATGGTGCACTGGCCCTGGCGATGGCCAACGTGATCATCGAGGAGGAGCTCTACGACCAGGAGTTCGTCGAGAACTACACCTACGGCTTCGACGCCTACCGCGAAGCGGCCGCGGACATGCCACCCGAAGAGGCGGCCGAGATTACGGGCATTCCCGCCGACGAGATCCGCGAGGTCGCTCGCGGGTTCGCGGAGGCCGCACCGCAGGCCGGCATCTCCGTCTGGACCGGCACCTCGCAGATGGGCAACGGCTGGAAGGCAACCCAGAACATCACCGCGCTCAACGGGCTGGTCGGCAATATCGACCGACCCGGCGGACTCCGTCTCTGGGAGTACGCCAGCACTGCCTCGTTCGGCGAGGTTTGTGAGATGGATTACACGAATCGGGCCGAGTTCAAGGAGCCGGCCATTACCAAGTACGACGAGTACTCGGACTACCCGGTCCGGCATATCACCGATATCGCTCACAACCTCGTGCCCGAGATGGTCGACAACGGCCACATCAACGGCATCGTCGTTCACCACGACGACCCCCTGAAGGACGGGAACGCCGACGCGTGGATCGAGGCAATCGAGAAGATGGACCTGGTTCTCTCCATCGATGCCTACTGGAACGGCGTCTCGCGCAACGCGGACATCGTCCTCCCGGAGGCGACCCAGCTCGAAAAGGACACTCTCGGGACCGGCAACTGGTCGGCGTACCCCAACCACAAGTGGATCACCGGCTCGAAGGCCGCCGTCGACCCGCAGTGGAACACCAAACCGGACTTCGACATCCTGGTCGGCATCGCCAATGCGATGGCCGAGGAGACCGGCGAGGAGGACTGGACGGTCTTCCAGCAGTGGGACGATCACGAGGACTTCATCGACGATCAGCTATCGGTCCTCGATCTCACGCTCGAGGATATCGACAGCGGCGAAGTCAACTACGAACTGGTCGAATCCTACGATTACGAGAAGTGGAAGGATAACGACAACTTCACCTTCCGGTTCGATCTGGATCAGGTCGGGAGCTTCGCCCAGGCGGCCGAGGAGGCCGGGATGACCACCGCGCCAGAGTGGATCCCGCCGGGCGAGTACGGCGACGAGATCGGCGGCGACTATCCGCTCGAGTTCTACGACGTTCGCTCCGTGTTCTTCTCGCACGGCAGCAACCAGCCCCACGACCGGCTCCGCGATCAGTTCGCGAAGCGCAACCGTCTCGATGACGAGGACTACCGCGGTAACTACCTCCACTTGAACCCCGCCGACGCGGAACCCCGTGGTATCGAGTCCGGGGACATGGTTCGCGTCGAATCGCGAACCGGGAGTGGCGAACTCATGGCGGTCGTCTCCGAACGCGCACGCCCCGGATTCGTCACCGCCGAATACGGGTTCGGCGAGACGTCGGCGACGCCCGACGGAGAAGGGATGAACACGATGACGCTACACGACAAACAGATGGATCCGATTACGGGACAGGTGGACAGGCACATCGCCGTCGAGGTCGAGTCGGCGGGGGGTGAGTGATCATGGCGGCCGAAGGCGATCACTGGGTCTTCTACTTCGACCCGAACCGGTGTATCGGGTGTCACGCCTGTACGGTCTCGTGTAAGCAGTACCACGACCGCGAATCCGGTGCCGACGACTGGCGGACGGTCACGCACCACGAGAAGGGTACCTTCCCGGACGTCAGCGAAGTGCCGATCTCGATGTCGTGTATGCACTGTCACGACGCGCCCTGCGAGAAGGTCTGTCCGACCAACGCCATCGAGAAACGTGAGTCCGACGGCATCGTGACCATCGACCGCGAGAAATGTATCGGCTGCAAGTACTGCGGCTGGGCCTGTCCGTTTGGCGCGCCAACCTACGGCGACGAGGGGCTCATGTCGAAGTGCAACATGTGTATCGGTCAGGGTCCCGGGTCGGGTGCGGACGCCGATCCTGCCCCGAAACACGAGCAGGACGGAATCGGCGCCGTGCAGCCGAACTGCGTCTCCGACTGCGTCGGCGACGCGATCAAGGCCGGCCCACAGAGCGAGGTTATCCAGGAGGCCTCCCAGGCGGCGGCGAACCGATTCAAGTCTAACAACGGCCGCGTGATCGTCGAGCCCTTCGAGGACAGTACCGCCGCCGTCGACGGCACCAATGACGTCATCACGCCGTTCAACGCAGGGGACTGAGCCATGAGTGCGATACCAGGCGGCACGGAGTGGCTGTGGTTGGAGTCGCCTCACTGGGCGGAGTTCATCGCGATGTACCTGTTCCTGGGCGGGGTGAGCGGCGGCGCCTACGTCACCTCGGCGTGGGCGAGTTTCATGAAGAGCCTGATGGTGAGTGGCTCCCGACTCGGTGACATCTTGCTGGGGGACCCGGGTGACCCCCACCACCACTTCGCGTGTGCGGAGACCTCGCGGTGGGGATCGCTGATCGGCGTGCTGGGCATCGCGGTGGGTGGCGTCGCGTTGCTCTCCCACCTGGGCGCGCCGCTACGTGCGCTGACCTTCCCGGTGTTGTTCACGAACTTCGGTTCGTGGCTGGTGATCGGGACGTGGGTGATCGTGCTGTTCGCGATCTGGGCGGTCTTCGAGACGCTGTGGCTGCACTTCGGGTCCGATCTCGCTCACCCGACGGGTCTGAGCCTGTTCCCACGGAAGATCCTGCAGTGGATCGACGGGGTAATGCCGTGGCGTACGGAGCGGGGCATCACGTGGCTGTTAGACAGGATCGCGGACGTGACCCGACCGCCAGGAAAGCTGTGGGGCGCGTTGCGAATCGTCGGCGGCGTGCTGTCGCTGACGTTGATCGGATACACGGCGATGCTGTTGAGCGACGTCACGGTCGTGCAGTTCTGGACGCGGCCGTACCTGCCGGTGATCTTCCTGTTGAGCGGCGTCTCGACGGGGATCTCGGCGGCGCTGCTGGGAACGGTCCTGAGCGGCGGGGCGCTCTCGCGTGTGAACCACCGGTTCTGTCTGACCGACGACGCGATCATCGTCGCGGAGCTGGTGGCGATCGGGCTGCTGTTGTCGTTCCTGGCGAACACGCCGAACATGGGTTCGCAGGCGAGTCTGACGGCGCTGTTCGACAGCTACCAGCTGCTGTTCGTGGGCGGGGTGTTGGTGTTCGGAACGGTCGTGCCGGTGATCCTGTCGCTGACGGTGACGGTGTTACATCAGTTCACGAGCTTCGAGGAGCGGCCGTGGGGCGAGGAGCTGCTGACGGGCGGGTACGCGGCGAAGTACGCGCTGGTGCTGGTCGGCGGGTTCCTGTTGCGCTACGTGGTGTTGATGGCAGCCGTCAAGAGCCCCCTGGTCGTACCTGGACTGTAAGCTATGGACGACCAGACGCAAGCAGCGTGGTCCGAGGCCGTGATCGTGCTCTCGAACTGTCTGCGCCATCCCGACGAATCCGTCCGCGAGGCCGTCTCCTCACCGGCCGGCCTCTCGGCGGCGGTCGAGTCGATCGAACGGGCTGGCGTCGAGCCGCCAGCGGCACCCGCGATCGAGGACCGTGATCTCACCGAGGAGTACGAGGGGCTCTTCGGGGCGTTCCGAACGCCCTTCGCGCCACCGGCCGCGTCGCCGTACAAGGAGTGGTACGAGGGGCGAGAAGGACTCATGGAGGGGCCGCCAGCGACCGCCATGGAACGACGGTACGCCGCGATCGGCGCCGACGTTCCCGAGGCCTACCCGGCGGATCACGTGGCCCTCGAGCTTGAGTACGCGAGCATCCTGCTCGATGCGGGCGAAATCGAGGAACTCCGTCGGTTCGTCGAGTCCGAGCTGGACTGGATCGATGCTTTCGCGAGACTCGTGGAGGATGCCGCTGCCGAGGCACCGTTCCACCGGTGGAGCGTGAAGACACTGGTCGAAGCGATGGCGGCCTTACGCTCCGAACTCGACGTCGACGGACCGTCGGAGGAACGTATCGATCGGATGGTCGACCGGGCACGAACGAACGTGGTGTGATCACGAATGGGTGCCGACCGGGACCGTGAACTCGAACGATGGGGACATCGCGTCGAGTACCGGGTCCGCGCACCCGAACGCTGCCCGATTCGACAACTGGACGTCGAGGTGACCGGCATCTCCGTCTTCTGGAACGACGGGACGATAAACTGCGATTACGTGACCCGGAACGCCGACGGCGAGATCACCGTCCATCACGCGAGCCAGTCGGACACGACCGACTGTCCCTGTGCGGTGGTCTTCGAGAACGACGCGATTCCACGGGTTCGACCGGCCCGGTCCGGGAC is a genomic window of Halanaeroarchaeum sp. HSR-CO containing:
- a CDS encoding 4Fe-4S dicluster domain-containing protein; protein product: MAAEGDHWVFYFDPNRCIGCHACTVSCKQYHDRESGADDWRTVTHHEKGTFPDVSEVPISMSCMHCHDAPCEKVCPTNAIEKRESDGIVTIDREKCIGCKYCGWACPFGAPTYGDEGLMSKCNMCIGQGPGSGADADPAPKHEQDGIGAVQPNCVSDCVGDAIKAGPQSEVIQEASQAAANRFKSNNGRVIVEPFEDSTAAVDGTNDVITPFNAGD
- the proS gene encoding proline--tRNA ligase; protein product: MSGEQELGITESKEHNPGDWYAEVVQKAELADYAPMGGFIVTRPRGYAIWETIQDNLDTWFKETGAQNAYFPMFIPESYLEREKDIVEGFDPEVAWVTQGGYDELEERLAVRPTSESIIAPFMAKWVRSHRDLPIRLNQWNSVVRWEATETKPFFRTKEFLWQEGHTAHATWEDAWDETTMRLDQYQRLYEDVLAIPVLRGRKPEHDKFPGADTTTTVEALMPDGKSVQGGTSHHLGRSFADAFDITYADEDEEERVAHTTSWGLSWRAIGALIMTHSDDQGLVLPPTVAQTQVVIVPIWQEDTQEKVLQYASEIAAELQEGGVRVKLDDRDERNPGFKFNEWELKGVPLRLEIGPNEVDDEAVTVVHRPDGETVPDDRSGIVESVKDHLDEVYAKLYATAEETLESNVREATTRNEILGTIGQHGGYVTAPWCGDEACETEIKEEIHAEIVMVPFDEDEPPIGEECAVCGDVAETTAYFAKSY
- a CDS encoding molybdopterin-dependent oxidoreductase — protein: MSTGGRDGTSLTRRTLLKAGGAAAGAAALGGCLSSGDGPADEPSGGEATTAFGNCWMCSHNCGQKAYVRDGSVVNLTGVDGHPRGSAGPDTEGTLCPKGLAQLDKTHDPKRIKEPHVRKNGELQKVSWDEAFQYTAQRLVEFKEQNGAETLLDATSWAETPIFSTVWRELYGTPERISRGIHVCAGPTFVTGGMMGVGSNNRVPDYQNSKYIIAWGRNQLNSFAGQFEAKGTLEAIEKNGAKLVTIDPQHTITAEKSDKWLPIKPRTDGALALAMANVIIEEELYDQEFVENYTYGFDAYREAAADMPPEEAAEITGIPADEIREVARGFAEAAPQAGISVWTGTSQMGNGWKATQNITALNGLVGNIDRPGGLRLWEYASTASFGEVCEMDYTNRAEFKEPAITKYDEYSDYPVRHITDIAHNLVPEMVDNGHINGIVVHHDDPLKDGNADAWIEAIEKMDLVLSIDAYWNGVSRNADIVLPEATQLEKDTLGTGNWSAYPNHKWITGSKAAVDPQWNTKPDFDILVGIANAMAEETGEEDWTVFQQWDDHEDFIDDQLSVLDLTLEDIDSGEVNYELVESYDYEKWKDNDNFTFRFDLDQVGSFAQAAEEAGMTTAPEWIPPGEYGDEIGGDYPLEFYDVRSVFFSHGSNQPHDRLRDQFAKRNRLDDEDYRGNYLHLNPADAEPRGIESGDMVRVESRTGSGELMAVVSERARPGFVTAEYGFGETSATPDGEGMNTMTLHDKQMDPITGQVDRHIAVEVESAGGE
- the nrfD gene encoding NrfD/PsrC family molybdoenzyme membrane anchor subunit encodes the protein MSAIPGGTEWLWLESPHWAEFIAMYLFLGGVSGGAYVTSAWASFMKSLMVSGSRLGDILLGDPGDPHHHFACAETSRWGSLIGVLGIAVGGVALLSHLGAPLRALTFPVLFTNFGSWLVIGTWVIVLFAIWAVFETLWLHFGSDLAHPTGLSLFPRKILQWIDGVMPWRTERGITWLLDRIADVTRPPGKLWGALRIVGGVLSLTLIGYTAMLLSDVTVVQFWTRPYLPVIFLLSGVSTGISAALLGTVLSGGALSRVNHRFCLTDDAIIVAELVAIGLLLSFLANTPNMGSQASLTALFDSYQLLFVGGVLVFGTVVPVILSLTVTVLHQFTSFEERPWGEELLTGGYAAKYALVLVGGFLLRYVVLMAAVKSPLVVPGL
- the extH gene encoding selenite/tellurite reduction operon rhodanese-like protein ExtH, translated to MEKNLNRRRFIKMTGVAGMAAIAGCSGSDDGEPTEAPTEEPTAEPTEEPTEEPTEEPEKPDPTDTENALIEPATLKEWQDAGIVNTDDTADDRVVILRIDTDGYDSGHVPGAVKWSTSEGEGPAVLTETRLEGLAETPTMVASGSIIDEVIQSAGVGQNTTIVLSGKAPMRMARAYWTLRYWGFPRERVKVLQGGTTVYGEEYDLAFEAPDHPTSNYTVKAFGEPNYDLRYGLNQMIQEVDAKNAGESEASFLDLRGDATPKPAGAVADPPATYLQGDSFSGDFPWQDADTISEHVWGLEGVEEGQKIITFCGSGYRAAMGFFALDGILGYDNVTLWDGSVSRQWVHYDGNNDPVPNDAWRVDQQDRTVGDTGESSLTIDPDLNEELTDLATIDANQVKKADIQYMGGDTSGGGFGCGS
- a CDS encoding helix-turn-helix domain-containing protein — encoded protein: MAQQILEKPKNGHLSEREVQVVFEITPKAACFMDDLEGEISNVELYFPEGECHSDVTVCRDEGEKRSVEVFNHKGDVCDNCPGTVFNEFDLVPRFQDRSRKGFIVQVHLPSNDQLSELVADLREVSEFVRILRIVDVRQSQLDDVIGEVDFTQLTDKQRDALKGAVDAGYYGLSHDASLENLAEEFGISTSALSQRLARAEQNVMAQLFRDDE
- a CDS encoding molecular chaperone — its product is MDDQTQAAWSEAVIVLSNCLRHPDESVREAVSSPAGLSAAVESIERAGVEPPAAPAIEDRDLTEEYEGLFGAFRTPFAPPAASPYKEWYEGREGLMEGPPATAMERRYAAIGADVPEAYPADHVALELEYASILLDAGEIEELRRFVESELDWIDAFARLVEDAAAEAPFHRWSVKTLVEAMAALRSELDVDGPSEERIDRMVDRARTNVV
- a CDS encoding 8-oxo-dGTP diphosphatase codes for the protein MQEATITYPVRDGSVLLIEKKRGIGAGLYNGPGGKVEPGESPVEAARREVREEIRATVPRLSKRGELEFVFGDDHYMTVHVYRAPEVDGVPEETPEAIPRWVDIDAIPYDQMWEDDRYWLPLLLADRTFQGWFRFDAAAEVLQGRYVDPDVEL